Genomic DNA from Solanum pennellii chromosome 3, SPENNV200:
CATCCTATTTTGAAAAGCTGCAAACTAATTGAGTAATGGATCTATTGCAACTTTgattcataagaaaaaaaattgaagagaagGGTGTGATGAAGAATATATATGTGGCTAttaaatgccaattttttttaaagctttCATTTACTAAATATTCATTTGGCTAAAACATGACAATTTAATCTAAGAATTGTAGTAAAATTTTTTGGTCTATATAAGCAAAGGTACAACCACAAAAGCTCAGCTACACAAGTATAATATTGCAAAACACCAATGAAAATTTAGAATTCCTTTGACAATAGCTGAGGGAGTTCAATTGTCCCTCGCCTTATTTATAAGAAAGAGTATATACTTTCCTTTTTCTAGTAACCAAATGGTACCCAAATCAGAAATTTCATTAAGTGTATCTGAAATTTTATCAAAGATCAATATTGAAGagagtatatgtatatacacacgGAAGTAATGAAGGATCGTATACttcaaaatgtttttatattgtataatttttcTCAAAGAATGTTCAACTGACTATATGTGACTACACCACTAATAAACAAGTTGAAATATCAATGATACTTTTGTGAAATCATAACAAGACAAGAAGAAAGCTCCCTAGGTTTAGAGAACATGACCATGTGGCCTGCATCTTGAATCATGTGGACCTCATCTGGTGGATTATTGTTAATCAACCACCTTTGAAATCGTTGTTCATTGAGCACATTGTCCTTTTCACATACAACATAAACACGATGAACACTACCATATTTCTCTTTGGAAAGTGCAGTGTTTGTCAATAGGACTGATTCATCGAAGAATGGTACGGGCCTAACCAAACATGTTGCAAGAGTTAAGTCCTGTAGAGTTCCATAGACAAAAACTATTGAATCTTATCaaaaagtaattgaattatGGGAAAAAGGCTGACTTTGagaaaaagactcatttatgtCATCTGATAAAAGTTTGGTTATCTTTGTCATTTACATTGACAAAGGCTTATCTATGCCATTATGAGTTAACTGAAAAGTCATCCGATTTCGCAAAATCATTTTGTCCACATGACAATGATAATTTGACCACATcattagtttaatttaattttttgaattagtCAATTGCTTCCAAACTATTATCCTAGAAATAATATACTCAGCAACCATAGGTACAATTAACACACAAAAATGTAAGGATTTGAAAGTAAGggaaaataacattataattttttttgggttgaaaaataattagtttattgTTGATACATACTCACCTCAGGGGGGCAGAATTGATAATAGATGGTTGCTAAGACTTTAGGGCCTAAAACGACAGAGGTTGGGCCTTTATCCAGTCCTTTGTTATACACAAATTCAGTATCCATAGGTTCTTCCATTTGTTGAATAAACTgtcaatttgcaaacataaaaaatgattacTTTTTAGTATATTAGCAATAAAATAGTAGTAATACATGTACACTCAATTACCTTggaaattcatgtttttgaacTTTTGATCACTACGTGTTGTAtgtacaattatttttttttagatcaaAGAGTAAGACTTATTACATTTGAAATTTTGTCTATGGCACAAGCAGAATTAGAAGTATAAGATTATCCGccaataaagttatttttatggATCGCCACGGATttaacaatattaaaataaggTTGTTAAGTGTAACGAACTACTCCGACTGTTATTAGTAGACCAATTAATGCTGAAAGAAATTAGTCTAGAATTTTTTGGGTAGTGGCTTGTATTTCTAGGCTAGGCCAGACAAAATCTGAGCAAGGTAAGGTCTAGAGAAATCTAGGGTATTACTCCTgaggttgggggggggggtgtaACTTGATTAGTGACGGGAAAAGCGCTGTTTTGGGTAGAATGATCATGAGTTGGCTTGGGATTAGGATTTGTGTATAGTATTGGTATTGCTAGGCCATCGTTGTCAGATTGTTgtgttttattatttgttttgacCAAGAACGATCAAGGCATTGATAAAGGGGAAAGCTTGAGTTCTTTATAGATCCTAAATGCTTGATtcaaggtaggtgatggttgcgTTTTCAAGTATGTAATGTATGCATGTCTATTGCATTATAATATTACTTGTGCGATGCATGTGAAGAAACTGAAGGCTAAtgtgatatgaattatgttgataATCTCATGCaatgaatatgttatttacTTATAGGTAGAACTGTAGAAGTATGATTGTTCATTGTGATTATGGTTGTGTGTGCTTCTTGTGAATGATGGTTGGCTTGGGTACCATGCCGGTATAAAATAGTAACGGTTGTCTCAAATACCACATATGTATGAATCATTTATGGTTGGTCCGGATACTGCACCAGTACCCTAATAGTTTGTGTGTGAATTCCATGAGAGAACAAAATTTACATGTTGGTTCCATGGAGTAAACCAGTTTTACTTTTTCATAATGTGATTATGGCATGTTGGTCCATGAGAGGATCAGGTATGTGTATTTTTGTGATCATGTGGGGCAGTTTTTATGCATTGGTTGATAAGGATATTGTGACTTAGAGTCTGTATTACTATACTGTAGTTACATGTTTACATTCATGTTTTGGAATTATTCGTATGATCCTATCAATACACGACTGTTGTATATTGATATTGTActtgtttttttgttgttgagtaCAAGACATATTCAAGCGGCTGATACTAGACCTTAGTTGATaggcgtttgacctccaaattcaaGGGTGAGGTGGTCTTCCGGGCTATCATGGATTCTTCagatttctttttcaatctttttggACACACATTTTAGACTATTAGGCTAATGTTTTCTAGTTTTCGGGGTTGTATCCCCACTAGTGAATATTCAGAGTTTTGGTGCTATCACATTCAGATTCTAGGGGTTAAATATTAGGATGATTTATTGAGTTTATGTGAGCTCAgtactttatttaattttaaatgatttcttaatattttatatagtaaTTTGGTTTTGCAAAGTGCTAGATGAGTTAGGTTGGGTTACAATTGGTTCTCCCACCAGAGGATTTGTATGGGTGCCACTCACGGTAGGCGGTGATTGTGACATGAAGTTATGTATTAAGTACTTTACATATTGAATACGTTGACATtattgtaatattattttgtccTATCAATGTTGTTGAGGTaatgaagttttgatgatttgatataCATAAGTTGAAACATGGTAGTCAGCATGGTCCACAGGAACAATGAACTAAGCTGGAAAAATTCAAGAACATACGAATAAAATGTGTAAAGACAAGTGTGCAGGGAGTGGATAATGTTATTTACGAGATAAATCGCAAGGAGTCTGAGTGAAGAGTTGGAGTTCAATAACAAAACTGATGAAGAAATAAGTTTGATTAAAGGAGGAGAGTCCAATTCAAAGAAGAACTCAAAGACAACAGAGGTCAAGTTATAGAAGAAGTGGCTTCTGACTAGGTGTCTGCTTGAAGTGAAGCATTGTGGTACTTATGTTTGGATAGAGGAAGAGAGTCGATAAAAACTTGAAAACTAATATAGCAAAGAGGTAATTGACATATTGACTTTTCTGAAGTGTAGCTCAACACTTCAAAGAACCAGGCCCTATTACAGAATTTATGTTCTGTGAAGGTTTTCATTGTGTTTATGTCTTGATGTACTGATAGTTTAGTAAGTTATAACCTGAAATTAGATCATATTCTTCGAGTTGAGGGCAACTCAAAGACTTAGGAACACACGCCTTGGAGGTTTTTGCTAGCATGGGGCTTAATTGACTATTCCGTAGATTACATAACtttgtaatcctatttgttGAGGCTAATTATTGTAGTGAAGTTTGGGAGTAAATCCTGTTGTGGAACAAGTCATATTTTTACACCTTTTTGAGTGGTGTTTCCATGTTAAGTATTGTGTAATTAGTTTACTGTCCTTACCTTATAATTGAAACACGTTAGGCAACTTGTTCACCTAGGGAAGAGCACATATAAGTAAGATAACTCTAGGTCATATAGAATATCAACTGATATTAGAGCAGGTTATGAAACATTCAAGATGAAGGAAAACAAACCACTTCTAGAGATTATTACATACACTCACACTCTAATCAATTTGTTCTCATCcctaagaaaggttctcattaCTAAGGAATAGGTTGAAAAAGTTTTGAGGGTTCTTTCAATGGTAAAATGGGATGTCAAAATTACTGTCATTAGGAAAGATAAAGATTTCTCCATCGTGACATTTGATCAAGTAGTAGGAAACCTCAGAACTTATGAGATGAATATGAATGatttgagaaaagagaaaatatttcatgataAGTCACTAGCCATGAGAGTATCTGATGGTGAACAATCTGATCTAGATGAACAACAAATGACATTCCTGGCAAAAAAATCAAGAAGTTCTTTTTAAATAGGATAGGTGAATGACAAGAAGGAAACATGTAACACGAAGTACGAAAATGAAAAATCTCAAACCAGATTTACAAGTGTGAAAGACTGATGATCATGCTTGGAAATGCCCTCAATGTAGAAAATATAGAAGGAGAATACTATCTTTAGAGAGAACTCAAGTTTTATATAGAttacttaaggccacttgagataTTACAAACATCAACCACAtcactactcaaaatagaaaacaaaaagtctagcacaattaactagatacatgtatcataAATTACTGGACACATGTATTATAAAATCCTAAAAAACTTCTTGAGAAATTAAAAGACAATATTGAAATACTAAACATCAAGGTGTGAATGCATTGATTCCACCATTCAATGGTATGTTGAATGGAGGAAAGGAAgagttgaaaatgaattaaaaggaaaggctgcaaaacaaaagaaaaagaagaatgtgCTATGATTGCTGCTTGAGGATTAGGAACTGAAGAATCTGATGAAGAAGGAGATGAGACAACTCTCGTGGCAGTAGGAGATTCTGACcatgaaaaagaagaacaatGAGGAAAACTATAGGTAAATATTCTGGAGTGCAAAGAAAAATTAaaccattttttaaatatgtaattctTAAGTTATCCCTTATAAAAATAGGGGAAATAAGTGAAGATGAGGTTAACAGATGCTCTGAAAGAgtacaaaattgattttttttcctgtGAGAATGCCAAAGTGaaaaaaaacaactaaattTAGAAGTGTATAGGCCAAAAATGGATCttgaaaaatttaattgatgGACACACTCATCCAAAAAATTTAACCATACAGGTGAAAGAATTCATAATGAGAAAGCTAACATAGATTTTCATAGAGAAAGTGCTATTACAGAAGACTTATGCTACATTGGTGGCAAACTTGGACACCTAACTACTGAATGTCCAATTGCTAACATATCTAGAAATAACATCTCTGCATTAGCTGGTAAAAACAGCTTCAATACAGGTCAATGAAACAGGTACAACAAATTGTTgccaatttgaaaaaaaaaattatgacagctagtaatcttgaaaatatattttgggCTAAGGTCATGAGCACTGCTTgttatattatgaaaatatgCGTGGCTcgatcaatcttagagaaaacTCCCTATGAATTACTCAAAGGTGGAAAGCCTAATATCTCTCAATTTAGACATTTCATTGCAGCTGTTTTATACATTACAACGGAAAAGATAATTTGAGTAAATTTGATGCAGAAAGTGATGAGGGAATCTCCTACGGTACTCGCCACATAGTAAAGCCTATAGGGTACTAAAAAATTAACCAACTGTTCTGAAGAAAgtatacattttaatttttatgaaaatagtACCACGATTGAGACTAACATGAAGGGCATTCATAATATTGAGGAGCAGGTTACACAAGTAGTCGACAGGTCAAAATAGCTGAGAGCACACAAATAGAGGGAGTAATAGATCAAGAAATTGACACTATCTTGCACAATCCAGTGTTGATACCGGTGGAACTTCTCAAGGATTGTCTATAAAAGTTACAAGTATCAAGGATCGTATCTAATTGACAATATTCTTACTAATCTAACATCTGGGATTACCACCAGATTAGGATTGAAGAATTTGTGTACATTCAAAGACTTCCTGTCAATGGTTGAACCTAAAAAGGCGAAGGAGTCGCTCCTGGATGATGATTGGATACTGGCAATGCAAGAGGAACTAATCTGTTAGTGTGACATCTTGTTCCTCCACAAAAAAGGACAGTGATTGGAATAATATCTAATTTACTGCAAGTCGACATGATATAATTGTCTTTAGTATTGTCTTATATGCTGGGTTTTCAAACAAATCACATCGATACATTTCGGTCATTAACATTAGTGAATTAGGTGAAAGTGCGGAAAGAGAGGGATTCGAACCCTCGGTAATTCAGGTTTCTTAAAGGAACAACTGATTTAGGAGTTTGGTACTCCATATGAAGCAATTTCAATCTTGTAGGGCATGCAGATGCTAATTATGTTGGATATTTGGTGGACAGAAAAAGCACCACAAGTATGAAACACTTACTTGGAACTTGTCTTGTACAATGTTCCACTAAGAAACAATACTCCTTTGCCTTGTCAAGCATTGATGTTGAGTATATGGCAGTTGATTCACGTAGTGGACAATTGCTTTGGATCAAACAACAACTATTGAATTTTGGTATGGATGTTGGTTGCCTTCCTATCTTATGTGATAATATTAGTGTCATAAACATTTCCAAAAATCCCGTGCAACATAAAAAGACTAAACATATTAATATTAGGCATCTTTTCCTCCAATGATAATGTTGAAAAAGGTCATACATCAATAACGTTTTGTTCTACTGAGGATCaaattgttgatattattgCCACGACACTAGGAAGagaatatttttagaaaaataggtTAGACTTGGGGACGATTAAGATTGCATAAACTTTATTCAATGATTGGCTAGAAAATAATCACTGATAATGTCAAATTGCTAAAATTTTGTACAATTCTAgctagaaaaataaattgtccAATTGCTCCTTGGAATACATTCAAGAACCGTTTCTCTATGACATTTCTCCCAAAATCCTACCTTTGAAGGACTGGATATCGTTCCACTCATCATATCCCTTATTATGACATTTCTCTTGTTTGATAATTTCTTCTCAAGAAAGTGATTGAGAAACTCGTCGATCATTCTAATTGAGGTTGTTGATAATGAATATTCCTCTCTTAAACTAGTTATAAAGGATAACACTACTAATATCGATACCTCTGATCTGGAATTTTTGAATCTTCTTCCCTTCCAAAAATGGCCTCGGGTTATCATTGGCTTTGGTGGTCTGTAAATGAATATATTTCTTGTCAAACGAGAAACCCAACGATGGATAAGTTGTTCTTGCAAGATATGTTCAAAGGAAATTTTCTTAACATGAGATGATTGAGTTTTATGGTTGAGAAGTTGCATGGGGTCCTCTCTTTTAAATTATAGTTCGAAGGGTGCCGGTGCCTATCCATATCATATGGCCGAGGATCTTTCTCGCATTCTTAATATTCCAAATGAATACTGGGATCACTAAAACTGAATGGCAACCTCTAGATAACATGGCTTCGGCCCTCGAAATCTCTCAAAAGTTTTCTGGCTGTCCAAATTTGTCTCGTTATTGGAGGGTTCTAAAGAGAGAAATGTCTCCTTTGCACCAACTGTATTTCTGTGTGGTCCATAAGGTGATGATTTCGTGAAAGGAGAGGGGGATTGAGGCGAGCTACCTATCTTGATTTGACACATTATAATGTTCTCCTTTGTACAACACATTACTGGTTACACACTAACTAACATGTTTCATCTTAGTATTGCAATGCCTAAATGCCTATAATCAGTTATGATGATTCGATAAATACAATTTGAAACATGTTAGTCAGCATGGTCCAGAAGAACAATGAACTAAGCTGGaaaaaacacaaacaaaatGAGTAAAGACAAGTGTACAGAAATCACCGAGTGAATATTGTTGATTACAAGATAAAGCGCAAGAAGTCTGAGTGAAGATTTGAAGTTCAATCACAACACCGATGAAGAAAGAAGTTTGTCATTTGATGAAAGGAGGAGTTCAACTCAAAGAAAAACTCAAAGACAACAGAGGTTAAGTTGTAGCAGAAGTGGCTTCTGGCAGGGAGTCTGGTTTGATGTGAAATGCTATGATAGATGTGTTTAAATAGAGGAAAAGACACATTGAAGACTTATATAGCAAAAAGGCAATTGGCACATTGACTTTTCTGAAGTGCAACTGAACTTTGAAGAACCAGGTCCTACTATAGAATTTATGCTCTAGGAAGTTTATCTTTGTGTTTGTGTCTTAATGTATTGATAGTTCAGTAAGTTATAAACTAACAAGAGGATCATAGTCTTCAAGTTGAGGGGAACTTGAAGACTTGGGAGCACAAGCCTCGGAGTTTGTGCTAGCATAGTGCTTAAATGATAATTCCGTAGATTA
This window encodes:
- the LOC107014991 gene encoding methylesterase 10-like isoform X1, which encodes MEKGDKNHFVLVHGACHGAWCWYKVVTILRSEGHKVSVVDMAASGINLKHVEDLNSMADYNEPLMEFMNCLPQQERVVLVGHSMGGINISLAMEKFPQKIAVAVFVSASMPGPDLNLVAVTQQFIQQMEEPMDTEFVYNKGLDKGPTSVVLGPKVLATIYYQFCPPEDLTLATCLVRPVPFFDESVLLTNTALSKEKYGSVHRVYVVCEKDNVLNEQRFQRWLINNNPPDEVHMIQDAGHMVMFSKPRELSSCLVMISQKYH